In Aquiflexum balticum DSM 16537, a single genomic region encodes these proteins:
- a CDS encoding Gfo/Idh/MocA family protein — protein sequence MKKIKTALVGFGSVAKNMHAPLISVCDDLELVAVVERSGETAKEKYPDIEIFKSLENLLSADLAELIVIVTPNEFHFQQAKMALEAGKHVVVDKPVTISSTEAEELKKIADSKNLILSVFQNRRWDGDIRTIQKILAEGILGRIVHFESHFDRFRPNLVDNWREKDVPGNGITYDLGTHLVDQAVMLFGKPKWVYAEILKQRRGAVADDFFDITMMFDGIKARLTASVLVNAPLPKFLVLGEKGSYIKFGLDVQEKAFKAGQKPEGVNWGLEAAESWGHLYLENSSGSYPTERGDYRYFYQNIADTILGLASLKVNMDEAILVLKILEAAFLSQREGRRIWLEG from the coding sequence ATGAAAAAAATCAAAACTGCTTTGGTAGGATTTGGTTCTGTGGCTAAAAACATGCATGCCCCTTTAATCTCTGTCTGCGATGACCTGGAGTTGGTGGCGGTAGTGGAGCGGTCCGGCGAAACAGCCAAAGAAAAATATCCGGACATTGAAATTTTTAAAAGCTTGGAGAACTTACTATCTGCCGATTTAGCTGAACTGATTGTCATAGTTACCCCCAACGAATTTCATTTTCAGCAAGCCAAAATGGCTCTGGAGGCAGGAAAACATGTAGTGGTGGACAAACCTGTCACCATTTCATCAACAGAAGCAGAAGAACTGAAAAAAATAGCCGATTCAAAGAATCTGATCCTTTCAGTTTTCCAAAACCGGCGTTGGGATGGGGACATTCGCACCATTCAAAAAATACTGGCAGAGGGAATTTTGGGGCGGATCGTCCATTTTGAATCCCATTTTGACAGATTTCGACCTAATTTGGTAGACAATTGGCGGGAAAAAGATGTTCCCGGCAATGGTATTACCTATGATCTGGGAACGCATCTGGTCGATCAGGCAGTTATGCTTTTTGGCAAACCCAAATGGGTTTATGCCGAAATTTTGAAGCAGAGACGCGGTGCAGTTGCGGATGACTTCTTTGACATTACTATGATGTTTGACGGCATCAAAGCAAGATTGACTGCCAGCGTTTTGGTTAATGCTCCATTGCCAAAATTTCTGGTCCTTGGCGAAAAGGGCTCCTATATCAAATTTGGTTTGGATGTTCAGGAGAAGGCCTTCAAAGCAGGCCAGAAACCCGAAGGCGTGAATTGGGGTTTGGAAGCAGCTGAGTCCTGGGGACATCTCTATCTTGAAAATTCCTCCGGTTCGTATCCAACGGAACGTGGCGATTACAGGTATTTTTATCAGAATATTGCAGATACCATTCTTGGCTTAGCCTCACTGAAAGTAAATATGGACGAAGCTATTTTGGTTCTGAAAATCCTTGAAGCGGCATTTTTGAGCCAACGGGAGGGAAGAAGGATTTGGTTGGAAGGATGA
- a CDS encoding glycine--tRNA ligase → MAKNDITAENTQLKDIIAHAKEYGFVYPSSEIYDGLQAVYDYGAYGVELKNNLKRLWWETMTRLNDNIVGIDASIFMHPTTWKASGHVDSFNDPMIDNKDSKKRYRADVLIEEKAAFYENSGDKDAAQNLLNAMARLLEAEDFAGVRELIINEKITCPISGTSNWTEVRQFNLMFSTQVGSVAEDSSTIYLRPETAQGIFVNFLNVQKTARMKVPFGIAQIGKAFRNEIVARQFIFRMREFEQMEMQFFVRPGTELEWYKEWAETRMKWHRALGIPEEKLRRHDHEKLAHYANAAMDIEYQFPFGFKEVEGIHSRTDFDLKSHQEFSKKKQQYFDPEINQNYIPYVIETSIGADRLFLMTLCNAYVDEEVDGKQRVYLKLHPAIAPVKAAILPLTKKDGLPEKGKEIFEALKYDFNIIYEDAASIGKRYARQDLIGTPFCIAVDHQTLEDNTVTIRHRDTTEQERVAISELHARLSKECSFRRIFEKI, encoded by the coding sequence ATGGCAAAAAATGACATTACCGCGGAAAATACGCAACTCAAAGATATAATCGCCCATGCCAAAGAGTATGGCTTTGTTTACCCTTCTTCTGAAATTTATGATGGACTACAGGCTGTCTATGATTATGGAGCCTATGGAGTGGAACTCAAAAACAATCTCAAAAGACTTTGGTGGGAGACAATGACCCGTCTCAATGACAATATTGTAGGTATTGATGCTTCGATTTTTATGCATCCCACTACTTGGAAAGCATCCGGTCATGTGGACAGTTTCAATGATCCTATGATTGACAATAAGGATAGCAAGAAACGCTACCGCGCAGATGTGCTCATCGAGGAAAAAGCAGCTTTCTATGAAAATTCAGGTGATAAAGATGCTGCTCAAAATCTTCTAAACGCTATGGCAAGATTGCTGGAAGCAGAAGATTTTGCCGGTGTCCGTGAACTGATCATCAATGAAAAAATCACTTGCCCGATAAGCGGAACATCCAATTGGACAGAGGTACGTCAGTTTAACCTGATGTTTTCGACCCAAGTAGGTTCAGTGGCGGAGGATTCTTCTACGATTTACCTCAGACCAGAAACAGCACAGGGGATTTTTGTCAATTTTCTGAATGTACAGAAAACAGCCCGGATGAAAGTTCCTTTTGGAATTGCCCAAATTGGCAAAGCTTTTAGAAATGAGATTGTTGCCCGTCAGTTTATCTTCAGGATGCGGGAATTTGAACAGATGGAAATGCAGTTTTTTGTCAGACCAGGTACTGAATTGGAATGGTATAAGGAATGGGCAGAAACAAGGATGAAATGGCACAGGGCCTTAGGTATTCCTGAAGAAAAGCTGAGACGACATGACCATGAAAAATTGGCACATTATGCCAATGCGGCCATGGATATAGAATATCAATTTCCATTTGGTTTTAAGGAAGTGGAGGGAATCCACTCAAGGACAGATTTTGACCTGAAAAGCCATCAGGAATTTTCCAAAAAGAAACAGCAATACTTCGATCCTGAAATCAATCAGAATTATATCCCCTATGTGATTGAAACTTCCATAGGAGCAGATCGCTTATTCCTGATGACACTATGCAACGCCTATGTGGACGAAGAAGTAGATGGCAAACAAAGGGTTTATCTTAAATTGCATCCTGCCATAGCCCCTGTCAAAGCGGCTATTCTTCCCTTGACCAAAAAAGATGGCTTGCCGGAAAAAGGAAAGGAAATCTTTGAAGCCTTAAAATATGATTTCAATATCATTTATGAAGATGCAGCATCCATTGGGAAGCGATATGCCCGACAGGATCTGATCGGCACGCCATTTTGTATTGCCGTGGACCATCAGACCCTAGAGGACAATACCGTTACCATCCGACATAGAGATACTACCGAACAGGAAAGAGTAGCCATTTCGGAACTTCATGCAAGGTTGAGTAAGGAATGTAGCTTTAGGAGGATCTTCGAAAAGATTTAA
- the crtD gene encoding 1-hydroxycarotenoid 3,4-desaturase CrtD → MSKKAIIIGSGIAGLAAAIRLIHKGFEVSVFEANSYPGGKLSEIIINGYRFDAGPSLFTLPEQMEELFLLSGKDPKKYFDYIKLPVACHYFWEDGKHIKTWADINKFADEVETKLGEPAENIRKALRKSSYIYDHLAPLFMHRSLHKFGTWTNKEALKSYLKMGKLGIFSTMHKTNSRNFDHPKLVQLFNRYATYNGSNPYETPATLNIIPHLEFNIGAFFPKKGMHDITLSLYRLAQELGAKFNFNSKVEEILVEQGKAVGVMVNGQKILGDLIVNNMDMVNAYKTILRKQKQPTKLLDQPKSSSALIFYWGIKKVFPELDLHNILFSDNYKEEFDHIFHHRSIYHDPTVYINITSVYKPDDAPKGCMNWFTMINVPNNQGQNWDKLILEARRFIIQKVNRILKTDIESLIEVEEILEPRTIESKTSSANGALYGNSSNNKYAAFLRHANFSSQIKNLYFCGGSVHPGGGIPLCLLSAKIMSEMIAE, encoded by the coding sequence ATGTCAAAGAAAGCCATCATCATTGGGTCAGGAATAGCCGGACTTGCTGCTGCCATAAGACTAATCCATAAAGGTTTTGAAGTATCCGTATTTGAGGCCAATTCCTATCCGGGAGGCAAACTCTCTGAAATAATTATAAATGGTTACCGCTTCGATGCCGGCCCTTCGCTGTTCACACTTCCGGAACAAATGGAGGAACTGTTTCTTCTTTCCGGGAAAGATCCAAAGAAGTATTTTGATTATATAAAACTTCCCGTGGCCTGTCATTATTTTTGGGAAGATGGAAAACATATCAAAACCTGGGCAGATATCAACAAATTTGCTGACGAGGTTGAAACCAAACTTGGAGAACCTGCGGAAAACATCAGAAAAGCTTTAAGAAAATCGTCCTATATATACGACCATTTAGCGCCTCTGTTTATGCACAGGTCATTGCATAAATTTGGAACTTGGACAAACAAGGAAGCATTAAAATCCTATCTGAAGATGGGCAAACTTGGGATTTTCAGTACCATGCACAAGACGAATTCCAGGAATTTTGACCACCCAAAACTGGTTCAGTTATTCAATAGGTATGCCACTTATAATGGTTCAAATCCTTATGAGACACCGGCTACCTTAAATATTATTCCACATCTTGAATTTAATATCGGAGCTTTTTTCCCTAAAAAAGGCATGCATGACATTACCTTGAGTTTGTACCGTTTGGCTCAGGAACTGGGAGCGAAATTTAACTTCAATTCCAAAGTCGAGGAAATATTGGTCGAACAGGGCAAGGCAGTCGGGGTTATGGTAAATGGTCAAAAAATACTTGGCGACTTAATTGTCAATAATATGGACATGGTAAATGCTTACAAAACCATTCTGCGAAAACAAAAGCAACCGACCAAATTACTTGATCAGCCCAAATCAAGCTCTGCTTTGATTTTCTATTGGGGGATCAAAAAAGTATTTCCAGAATTGGATCTTCACAATATTCTTTTTTCAGACAATTATAAGGAAGAGTTTGATCATATTTTCCACCATAGAAGTATATACCACGATCCTACGGTCTATATAAATATTACCTCAGTTTATAAACCTGATGATGCACCCAAAGGCTGCATGAACTGGTTTACAATGATCAATGTCCCTAATAACCAAGGGCAGAACTGGGACAAACTAATCCTTGAAGCAAGAAGATTTATCATCCAAAAAGTAAACCGTATCCTAAAAACCGATATCGAATCCCTGATAGAGGTAGAAGAAATCCTGGAACCAAGAACCATCGAAAGCAAAACATCCAGTGCAAACGGGGCGCTCTATGGCAACAGTTCAAATAATAAATATGCTGCTTTCCTTAGACACGCCAATTTTTCTTCTCAAATCAAGAACCTTTATTTCTGTGGCGGAAGTGTACACCCGGGAGGAGGAATTCCTCTTTGCCTACTATCTGCCAAAATAATGTCCGAAATGATAGCTGAATAG
- a CDS encoding S41 family peptidase, which produces MKAILRFFTISIFLVSGPIFGQQSIGYFMQPDVNQDVVVFVAEGDIWKVSLNGGEAIRLTTHAGEESSPKISPDGKWVAYAATYEGPTEVYLIPISGGLPRRLTYESAASIPTAWKSTSEVAYVTNQYSTLPRLNTVLLNIENGIKSILPLEMAAEGSFNDSGDTYFFVRPTYHNNVTKRYEGGTARQLWKYTSGQDEAVKLTNDYKGEDHHPIYHGDRVYFLSSRDGIQNIWSIDENGTDLKKHTQQSSYDVREASIHGNNLVYRSGADLYLQDLASGMDKKLAISLTSDFDQLREYWIDNPANYVTNISVSNDGEKVALTARGRVFVFPAKQGRSLRLSQKDGVRYRDAVFSPDGKDILSFSDESGEFEIHQYSGLGLDQGKRLTEDGSTLRFGLLPSPDGKKLAYYDLNNDLWTQDLVSGKKVKASKNDQNLSGAMAWSPDSKWLAFGQAASNTFMQLFIFNPESGKRIPLTSDRTNSMSPQWSPDGKWIYFLSDRNFESRIGSPWGTRQPEPFWEKQIKIYQVGLKKGLVSPFQPKNELKPAEEKKEDSPVKVEIDEDGLMERLRELPIPAGNYKNLVVTDKAIYYHRIGPGMGVYFGGGASSDDNPALMMTVIDEKAEQKVFADKINSYVTSLNNKYAVLRMGSNHYVVELGTAPVSDLSKNQLNLNGWKFSVDPKEDWKQIYTDAWRMERDYFYDRNMHGVDWDAMYKKYLPLVDRVTTRRELSDVMGELIGELSVLHTSVGGGDLRSGEDKIQFGMLGGRFSRNEKLRGYTIEHIFLSDPDYPDEMSPLSHPDLNISKGDVITHIDGVSVMDAPDLQYLLRDKASKQVRIKLLNSIGADKGDRIIHPMTSAQESNLRYNEWEYTRRLMVEEKSNGELGYVHLRAMTARDIGQWYRDFYPQFKKSGLVIDVRNNRGGNIDSFILEKLMREVFFYWKSRTGEPYWNMPYAFRGHLVLLVDEFTASDGEAFAEGFRRLNMGKSIGARTWGGEVWLSGVNTLTDNGVARAPMNGVYGEEGEWLIEGVGFIPDIELINMPKATFDGNDAQLDAAIEHLQELIKMDPRPVPNPPAYPDKSFGNNKKN; this is translated from the coding sequence ATGAAAGCCATTCTCAGATTCTTTACCATTTCAATATTTCTTGTTTCAGGCCCCATTTTCGGTCAGCAATCAATCGGGTATTTTATGCAACCGGATGTCAATCAGGATGTAGTGGTTTTTGTGGCTGAGGGGGACATTTGGAAAGTATCGCTAAATGGCGGAGAAGCGATACGCCTGACAACTCATGCCGGTGAGGAAAGTTCTCCGAAGATTTCCCCGGATGGGAAATGGGTAGCCTACGCTGCTACTTACGAGGGTCCAACAGAGGTTTATCTGATTCCTATTTCGGGTGGTTTGCCCAGAAGATTGACATACGAATCTGCGGCTTCTATCCCTACTGCCTGGAAATCAACTTCGGAAGTGGCCTATGTGACCAATCAATATTCCACTTTGCCTAGACTGAATACGGTTTTATTGAATATAGAAAATGGAATCAAAAGTATTCTGCCTTTGGAAATGGCCGCTGAGGGAAGTTTTAATGATTCGGGAGACACCTATTTTTTTGTCCGCCCCACCTACCATAACAATGTCACCAAACGTTACGAAGGGGGTACTGCCCGTCAACTTTGGAAATATACCTCTGGACAGGATGAAGCGGTTAAACTCACCAATGATTACAAAGGAGAAGACCATCATCCAATATACCACGGGGACCGGGTCTATTTTCTCTCCTCCCGGGACGGAATCCAGAACATATGGTCAATCGACGAAAACGGCACGGATTTAAAAAAGCATACCCAGCAGTCAAGCTATGATGTGCGAGAGGCATCCATTCATGGCAACAACCTGGTTTACAGATCCGGAGCAGACCTTTATTTACAGGATTTGGCCAGTGGCATGGACAAAAAGCTTGCCATCAGTCTGACTTCGGATTTTGATCAGTTGAGGGAATACTGGATCGATAATCCTGCCAACTATGTGACCAATATTTCTGTGAGCAATGATGGTGAAAAAGTAGCTTTGACAGCCCGGGGAAGGGTTTTTGTTTTTCCTGCCAAACAGGGTAGATCGCTTCGGCTCAGTCAAAAAGATGGTGTAAGGTATCGCGACGCAGTTTTCTCTCCTGATGGTAAAGATATCCTGTCTTTCTCTGACGAAAGCGGTGAATTTGAAATTCACCAATATTCAGGCTTGGGTTTGGATCAGGGGAAAAGGCTGACCGAGGATGGGAGTACTTTGAGATTCGGTCTTTTGCCTTCGCCTGATGGGAAAAAGTTAGCTTATTATGATCTGAACAATGATCTCTGGACTCAGGATTTGGTCTCTGGAAAAAAGGTCAAAGCAAGCAAAAATGACCAGAACCTAAGTGGGGCTATGGCTTGGTCTCCTGACAGCAAATGGCTGGCTTTTGGGCAGGCTGCTTCCAATACATTCATGCAGTTGTTTATTTTCAACCCGGAATCAGGCAAGCGGATTCCACTCACTTCCGACAGGACTAACAGTATGAGTCCACAATGGAGCCCCGATGGAAAATGGATCTACTTTTTGTCTGATCGGAATTTTGAATCGCGAATCGGCTCCCCTTGGGGAACAAGGCAACCGGAGCCTTTCTGGGAAAAGCAGATCAAAATCTACCAAGTAGGTCTAAAAAAGGGACTAGTTTCACCTTTCCAACCCAAAAATGAACTTAAACCTGCTGAGGAGAAAAAAGAAGATAGCCCTGTGAAAGTTGAAATCGATGAAGACGGACTGATGGAACGCTTACGGGAATTACCTATTCCCGCAGGCAATTATAAAAATCTTGTGGTGACAGACAAAGCAATTTACTACCACAGAATTGGTCCTGGAATGGGAGTCTATTTTGGAGGTGGAGCATCCAGTGATGACAATCCGGCCTTGATGATGACTGTGATAGATGAGAAAGCCGAGCAAAAAGTATTTGCTGATAAAATCAATAGCTATGTCACCTCGCTGAATAATAAGTATGCGGTTTTACGGATGGGTTCAAATCATTATGTGGTGGAGTTGGGAACTGCGCCGGTTTCAGATCTTTCCAAAAATCAACTCAACCTGAACGGCTGGAAATTTTCTGTCGATCCGAAAGAAGACTGGAAGCAAATCTATACCGATGCCTGGAGGATGGAGCGGGATTATTTCTACGACCGAAATATGCATGGAGTAGATTGGGATGCAATGTATAAAAAGTACCTGCCTCTAGTGGATAGGGTAACGACCCGCCGGGAGCTTTCCGACGTGATGGGTGAACTGATAGGTGAGTTGAGCGTTCTTCACACCTCCGTGGGTGGAGGTGATTTGAGAAGTGGGGAGGATAAGATTCAGTTTGGGATGCTAGGTGGACGTTTTTCCAGAAATGAAAAACTGCGTGGTTACACCATTGAGCATATTTTCCTCAGTGATCCTGACTATCCCGATGAAATGTCCCCTTTATCCCATCCTGACCTGAATATCTCCAAAGGAGACGTGATTACCCATATTGATGGAGTATCGGTAATGGATGCACCCGATTTGCAATATTTATTAAGAGATAAAGCCAGCAAACAGGTCAGAATCAAATTACTCAATAGTATTGGAGCCGACAAAGGCGACCGCATCATACATCCAATGACAAGCGCACAGGAATCTAACCTTCGATACAATGAATGGGAATACACCCGCAGGCTAATGGTCGAAGAAAAGTCAAACGGGGAGTTAGGGTATGTTCATCTTCGGGCAATGACGGCAAGAGATATTGGACAGTGGTACCGGGATTTTTATCCTCAGTTTAAAAAGTCAGGTCTTGTCATAGATGTGCGTAACAATCGGGGCGGAAATATAGATTCCTTTATTCTGGAGAAGCTGATGCGTGAGGTGTTTTTCTATTGGAAAAGCAGGACAGGAGAGCCCTATTGGAACATGCCATATGCATTTAGGGGCCATTTGGTATTATTGGTGGATGAATTTACCGCTTCGGACGGAGAAGCTTTTGCTGAAGGCTTCCGAAGACTCAACATGGGCAAATCCATCGGTGCCCGAACATGGGGCGGTGAAGTATGGCTTTCGGGAGTCAATACTTTGACGGATAACGGCGTGGCCCGAGCTCCGATGAACGGGGTTTATGGAGAGGAAGGCGAATGGCTGATTGAAGGAGTTGGTTTTATACCTGACATAGAACTCATCAATATGCCCAAGGCTACTTTTGATGGAAACGATGCCCAATTGGATGCGGCTATTGAGCATTTGCAGGAACTGATCAAAATGGATCCCAGACCGGTACCTAATCCTCCGGCATATCCAGACAAGTCATTCGGTAACAACAAAAAGAATTAA
- a CDS encoding TonB-dependent receptor plug domain-containing protein, with amino-acid sequence MTQKKGFLLLLIAPVIFYLLSFSQNDDPLARIIAGFDKYLKERPQEKIYIHFDRSYYAAGDTIWFKTYLTAGAFHEPSPLSRTIYVELIDKNKQLVTHLKLFSLDGSSAGYMPISDSLESGNYIVRAYTNWMRNSSEDYFFHRKIKIWNSEIPVPKDIPENNLDLQFFPEGGDLVHGIFSKVAIKATGTDGLGKRISGKILEGDKVIGEFISNGLGMGAFYMKPQKEKEYKARIDDYDKEVTLPDIKESGLAMSVNNSSKSDSVLVKILTTDHEASQTIYILAQTRGIVCYSARAFLNTNITIAKIPKSAFQSGIAQITVMDSNGIPLAERLIFMDQGDRISLKITPDKPTYAPRELVTLNIQAHDMHEMPLVANLSLAVYDNQQILTEENRETISSYLLLSSDLKGYIESPGYYFNPINEDREEALDYLLLTQGWRRYTVEDALNNNLGGSPYKVEQGLTIKGKMVDVYKDKPISGGKISLLSFFPAPETKIVKSNSQGEFEINNIIYFEPTDVVLHGETKKGNTSVKIITENSHDYPGTPDQILPFTERQTDIERTFVVNSEERRAIEKAFDFDEKMISLEEVEVLGKKVDLQSSPSKIYGSGSVNIQVAGVTSLENQIHPLQLIQGRVPGVQVRGSGTQWSVLIRGISSINGGTNPLIMIDDFPADIASLHTIPVEDIESVSVWKGPDASIFGARGANGVIGFYTKRGKEQIDPPKESPIPSIDAGFQIEREFYSPKYDIQKPEHIKPDKRVTLFWAPYILTDSSGRASISFYNHDVETSITGILEGISGAGISGASSFEYKITKE; translated from the coding sequence ATGACCCAAAAAAAAGGTTTCCTTTTATTATTGATTGCTCCGGTTATTTTTTATTTACTTTCATTTTCTCAAAATGATGACCCTTTAGCAAGGATCATTGCCGGCTTTGATAAATATCTAAAGGAACGACCTCAGGAGAAAATTTATATCCATTTTGACAGGTCTTATTACGCAGCAGGGGATACCATATGGTTCAAAACATATCTCACTGCTGGAGCTTTTCACGAACCCTCCCCTTTAAGCCGAACCATTTATGTAGAGTTGATTGATAAAAACAAGCAACTCGTTACCCATTTGAAGCTCTTCTCCCTAGATGGTTCATCAGCAGGGTACATGCCAATATCCGACTCTTTGGAATCGGGAAACTACATAGTACGGGCATATACAAACTGGATGAGGAACAGTAGTGAAGATTATTTCTTCCACAGGAAAATCAAAATCTGGAACAGTGAAATCCCTGTCCCTAAAGATATACCAGAAAACAATTTGGATCTTCAGTTTTTTCCGGAAGGAGGTGATCTTGTTCATGGAATATTCAGCAAAGTTGCCATTAAGGCAACTGGTACAGATGGCTTGGGAAAAAGGATTTCGGGAAAAATTCTAGAGGGAGACAAAGTGATAGGAGAATTTATAAGTAATGGCTTGGGAATGGGGGCGTTTTACATGAAGCCTCAAAAAGAAAAAGAATACAAAGCAAGAATTGATGATTATGATAAGGAAGTGACACTTCCCGATATAAAGGAATCAGGATTGGCAATGTCAGTCAACAACTCATCAAAGTCTGATAGTGTATTGGTAAAAATTCTCACCACTGATCATGAAGCTAGCCAAACGATTTATATTTTAGCACAGACCAGAGGTATTGTTTGTTATTCAGCCCGGGCATTTCTCAATACAAACATCACCATTGCCAAAATCCCAAAATCAGCATTCCAATCGGGAATAGCACAGATCACGGTAATGGACAGCAACGGAATTCCACTTGCCGAACGATTGATTTTTATGGATCAAGGAGACCGAATATCTTTAAAAATTACCCCTGATAAGCCAACTTATGCCCCAAGAGAGCTGGTAACACTTAATATTCAGGCACATGATATGCATGAAATGCCTTTAGTCGCTAACCTTTCTTTGGCTGTATATGATAATCAACAGATACTTACTGAGGAAAACAGGGAAACCATTTCAAGTTATTTGTTGCTATCATCTGATCTCAAGGGATATATCGAGTCGCCCGGCTATTACTTTAATCCAATTAATGAAGATCGGGAAGAGGCTTTGGACTATCTGTTGCTTACCCAAGGATGGAGGAGGTATACCGTTGAAGACGCTTTAAACAATAATTTGGGAGGCTCTCCATACAAAGTGGAGCAGGGATTGACCATAAAAGGAAAAATGGTGGATGTATATAAAGACAAACCTATCAGTGGTGGGAAAATCTCTTTATTGTCCTTCTTCCCCGCACCGGAAACCAAAATTGTCAAAAGCAATTCTCAGGGAGAATTTGAAATAAATAACATCATATATTTTGAGCCTACAGATGTGGTACTACATGGCGAAACTAAAAAAGGAAATACATCAGTTAAAATAATTACAGAAAACTCACACGATTACCCTGGTACTCCAGATCAGATTTTACCATTTACTGAAAGGCAAACTGACATAGAACGAACTTTTGTAGTTAATAGTGAAGAACGCAGAGCAATAGAAAAAGCATTTGATTTCGATGAAAAGATGATTTCATTGGAAGAGGTGGAAGTCCTGGGGAAAAAAGTAGATCTACAAAGTTCTCCTTCTAAAATCTATGGAAGTGGATCTGTCAATATCCAAGTGGCGGGAGTCACAAGTCTTGAAAATCAGATTCATCCCCTTCAACTCATACAGGGTAGGGTACCGGGTGTTCAGGTTAGAGGTTCCGGAACACAATGGAGTGTGCTGATACGGGGAATTAGTTCTATTAATGGCGGAACTAATCCGTTGATTATGATTGATGATTTCCCTGCTGATATTGCATCGCTGCATACGATACCCGTTGAGGATATCGAAAGTGTTTCGGTTTGGAAAGGTCCAGATGCCAGTATTTTTGGTGCAAGAGGAGCAAACGGAGTTATTGGTTTTTATACCAAAAGAGGAAAAGAACAAATTGATCCCCCCAAAGAAAGTCCAATCCCGAGCATTGATGCAGGGTTTCAAATTGAAAGGGAATTTTACTCCCCCAAATACGATATACAAAAACCTGAACACATCAAACCTGACAAACGGGTGACGCTTTTCTGGGCGCCATATATTCTTACTGACTCATCCGGACGGGCATCAATATCTTTTTATAACCATGATGTAGAGACGAGTATCACAGGCATTCTAGAAGGAATCAGCGGAGCAGGAATTTCCGGTGCTTCCAGTTTTGAATACAAAATCACCAAAGAATAA
- a CDS encoding dioxygenase family protein → MKRRNFIKTSALCATAVSAFGFIRFDGTMYVGDCATTSDILGPFYRPSSPERSNLVVAGSKGRKVELLGKILHQDCSTPYKNAKVELWHCDENGVYDNSTSAFNYRGTVKTDNEGNYSFQTIIPVPYDAGGGLIRPAHFHMMVTADGYQPLVTQLYFTGDKNIPKDPWANAAKGRHLKVEDHPNGVSKVVFNVGMARTLAVEPASIDKLTGTYVHENDPKKTITLFNNQNTIWVKNEVFGEGYIYAGNNLFVYPSNPEGSFDKLEFDISPSGAIRLTHSFQYVDLGKASNVYIKQE, encoded by the coding sequence ATGAAACGAAGAAATTTTATCAAAACATCTGCGCTCTGCGCTACAGCAGTGAGTGCATTTGGGTTTATACGCTTTGACGGGACAATGTATGTGGGAGATTGCGCCACAACTTCTGATATCTTGGGTCCATTTTATAGACCCAGCAGTCCCGAGCGCAGTAATTTGGTGGTGGCCGGTTCGAAAGGCCGCAAGGTAGAACTCCTGGGTAAAATACTTCATCAGGACTGCAGCACGCCATACAAAAACGCAAAGGTTGAGCTTTGGCATTGTGACGAAAACGGCGTTTATGACAATTCTACCTCAGCATTCAACTATCGAGGTACGGTCAAAACCGACAATGAAGGCAATTATTCTTTTCAGACTATCATCCCTGTGCCTTATGATGCAGGAGGAGGCTTGATAAGACCTGCACATTTTCATATGATGGTGACCGCGGATGGCTATCAGCCTTTGGTGACGCAGCTGTATTTTACCGGAGATAAAAACATTCCCAAAGACCCTTGGGCCAATGCTGCCAAGGGCCGTCATTTGAAAGTCGAGGACCATCCAAACGGTGTCAGCAAGGTGGTTTTCAATGTGGGAATGGCAAGAACATTGGCGGTGGAACCTGCTTCCATCGACAAACTTACCGGCACTTATGTCCATGAAAATGATCCAAAGAAAACGATTACCCTTTTCAATAATCAAAATACAATTTGGGTCAAGAATGAGGTTTTTGGAGAGGGATACATCTATGCTGGTAATAACCTCTTCGTCTATCCAAGCAATCCCGAAGGAAGTTTTGATAAACTTGAATTTGATATCAGCCCCTCCGGTGCAATCAGGCTGACCCATTCCTTCCAATACGTCGACTTGGGAAAAGCCTCGAATGTGTATATCAAGCAGGAGTGA